In Penaeus chinensis breed Huanghai No. 1 chromosome 26, ASM1920278v2, whole genome shotgun sequence, a single genomic region encodes these proteins:
- the LOC125039000 gene encoding zinc finger protein 224-like has product MWRQTSLALQPEGIPINYVEIVYKNVDDLCSKLVEVNAIIENNKPDAICITESKMDPSVGDITLGLRKYNIWRKDRPSTGSSELSSSLIGEAKLFTSGAALLRARVKSKDVSSISRTDDQASSRMSDESDLANFQLLEIKEGETGECIVLVDSREREEVLYINSNSCSISCQTDPLCLLQCSYNPLCSIPMFFCALPFPGEATTQCTIPVKVDVGVGTNAAHHSCSDSSKRIEKKNYKSDSPEVPVKQGCEVQNLRTTADGDTLKTQRSPSKAAVVEIWNKEAVSIVSEVKSSECSEENCKKQDTASSCVKSLEILQIKGKRGRKKKIVAEESVESKEVKIKAFKANTTEEKISRRRRKKKRDADFEYDLSDSEDGAKIKLEVDDDDTDKDWMVMKEVALVEEEKSLINELILQEESSASEQGLRVPAVKKEGSDESVYYNSLIDAVAMEYGVSSDDSEEGEEEWHDDDSDKMGDEEITSHNSQVLRVGITDLVPEKTKDFSKQNKKHLEKSRERYHREKVVNKEGKVSFKCLKCNEEFDMRTQLNEHRKVHTRKIRIYECNHCDKVFNDARKYYSHLAFHDRLFECRSCGRRFSLLGNLKKHITIHQGAPDQVCDVCGFQFLTPEQLKLHQEAQHSGDHIRTYTCKCIHCGKEYVREEAFHQHISKGPYICSICNESLGCEFQLQKHVRYQHNQCVCEYCGKSFKKNSLIHHIKLVHKEGKVQCPHCPKKFTYRCKMLAHIDANHSIEKKYKCNHCSYTARTVNTLNLHRRRCHMDPNKLRNYVCKICGRKFFLPSKLTLHYRTHTGEKPFKCQTCGKGFAAKYNMMEHERCVHGERVQLKHPDGSTTVRVVKHRRAPRAPGRRCDLCGVDFPSSSAVLQHMSEIHGAEASADDALANVRANIKVEGQSEEANREKCMVVDSQYEVMAGSEDDIILSSSSGMVSIRADAIPEYATHVEIDGIEYQVVRQ; this is encoded by the exons ATGTGGAGACAGACatcattagccttgcagccaGAAGGAATACCGATAAATTATGTAGAAATAGTTTATAAAAATGTAGATGATTTATGTTCGAAGTTAGTAGAAGTAAATgcaattattgaaaataataaaccagatgcaatatgcatcactgaatctaAAATGGATCCCTCCGTTGGCGATATAACATTAGGACTCAGAAAatacaatatttggagaaaagataggcCAAGT ACGGGatcatctgagcttagctcttctctc ATCGGCGAAGCCAAGTTGTTTACATCGGGAGCAGCACTTCTGCGGGCAAGG GTAAAGTCCAAAGATGTGAGTTCCATATCCCGAACTGATGATCAGGCATCTTCAAGAATGTCTGATGAGAGTGACTTGGCAAACTTTCAACTTCTTGAGATCAAGGAGGGAGAAACCGGGGAATGCATCGTTCTTGTGGacagtagggagagggaagaagtccTGTACATAAACTCAAATTCTTGTTCCATTTCATGCCAGACAGACCCTCTATGTCTGTTGCAATGTTCTTATAACCCTCTTTGCAGCATTCCCATGTTCTTTTGTGCCTTACCATTTCCTGGAGAAGCCACAACTCAGTGTACAATTCCTGTAAAGGTGGATGTTGGAGTAGGGACAAATGCAGCACACCATTCCTGCTCAGATTCTTccaagagaatagaaaaaaaaaattacaagtcAGACAGTCCTGAAGTGCCAGTTAAGCAGGGATGTGAAGTACAGAATCTCAGAACAACTGCTGATGGTGATACATTGAAAACACAGAGGAGCCCAAGTAAAG cTGCTGTGGTTGAAATATGGAACAAGGAAGCTGTAAGCATAGTTTCAGAGGTGAAAAGCAGTGAATGCTCAGAAGAAAATTGCAAGAAGCAAGACACTGCCAGCAGCTGTGTCAAATCTTTAGAAATTCTTCAAATaaaaggtaaaagaggaagaaaaaagaaaattgtagcAGAAGAATCAGTAGAATCAAAAGAGGTGAAAATCAAGGCATTTAAAGCCAACACTACTGAAGAAAAGATTTCTAGAAGACGCAGGAAGAAAAAACGAGATGCTGACTTCGAATATGATCTTAGTGACAGTGAGGATGGAGCTAAAATTAAGcttgaggttgatgatgatgatacagataaaGACTGGATGGTGATGAAGGAGGTTGCATTAGTTGAAGAGGAAAAGAGCTTGATCAATGAATTAATTTTGCAAGAGGAAAGCTCTGCTTCAGAACAGGGCCTTCGAGTGCCGGCAGTGAAGAAGGAGGGTTCTGATGAGAGTGTGTATTATAATAGTTTGATAGATGCTGTAGCCATGGAATATGGTGTAAGCAGTGATGActctgaggaaggagaagaggagtggcatgatgatgatagtgataaaatggGTGATGAAGAGATCACCTCTCACAATAGTCAGGTCCTTAGGGTTGGCATCACTGACCTTGTCccagaaaaaacaaaagacttCTCAAAGCAGAATAAAAAACATTTAGAGAAATCTCGAGAGAGATACCACAGGGAGAAAGTTGTAAATAAGGAAGGTAAAGTGTCATTTAAGTGCTTGAAATGTAATGAAGAGTTTGATATGCGAACTCAGCTAAATGAACATAGGAAGGTACATACACGAAAAATTAGGATTTATGAATGCAACCACTGTGATAAGGTATTTAATGATGCACGAAAGTATTACTCTCATTTGGCTTTTCATGACCGTCTTTTTGAGTGCCGCTCATGTGGCCGTAGATTTTCACTCCTTGGTAACTTGAAAAAGCACATTACCATACACCAAGGAGCTCCTGATCAAGTCTGTGATGTGTGTGGTTTTCAGTTCCTAACACCAGAGCAGTTAAAGCTTCACCAAGAGGCCCAGCACAGTGGTgaccacatacgcacatatacttgTAAATGCATCCACTGTGGGAAGGAGTATGTAAGAGAGGAGGCCTTCCATCAACACATAAGCAAAGGTCCTTACATTTGTAGCATTTGCAATGAATCTTTAGGATGTGAATTTCAGTTACAGAAACATGTCCGCTATCAACACaaccagtgtgtgtgtgaatattgtgGGAAGTCTTTCAAGAAAAACTCACTTATCCATCATATAAAATTGGTTCATAAGGAAGGTAAAGTTCAATGTCCACACTGCCCCAAGAAATTCACATACCGTTGCAAGATGCTTGCTCATATTGATGCCAATCACTccatagagaaaaaatataagtgCAATCATTGCAGTTATACAGCTCGAACTGTTAATACTCTTAATTTACATAGGCGCAGGTGTCACATGGATCCAAACAAGCTTCGGAATTATGTATGCAAAATTTGTGGGCGGAAATTCTTCTTACCCTCAAAACTTACTCTGCACTATAGAACACATACAGGTGAAAAACCTTTCAAGTGCCAAACTTGTGGTAAAGGCTTTGCTGCCAAGTATAATATGATGGAGCATGAAAGATGTGTGCATGGTGAACGTGTACAACTCAAACATCCTGATGGCAGTACCACAGTCCGTGTTGTAAAGCACCGCCGAGCCCCAAGAGCTCCAGGGCGCAGATGTGACCTGTGTGGTGTTGATTTTCCTTCATCCTCTGCAGTCCTCCAACACATGAGTGAAATACATGGGGCTGAGGCTTCTGCTGATGATGCTCTAGCAAATGTAAGAGCAAATATCAAGGTTGAAGGTCAGAGTGaggaggcaaacagagagaagTGCATGGTAGTTGACAGCCAGTATGAAGTAATGGCTGGCAGTGAAGATGATATTATACTAAGCTCTTCATCAGGCATGGTGAGCATCCGTGCAGATGCCATTCCAGAGTATGCCACTCATGTGGAGATTGATGGCATTGAGTATCAAGTAGTTCGCCAATAG